The genomic window GAGAGGCGCGGTGGGCTGGGCCGTGAAGGCGGTGATCGACGGTGCTTTGGGCCTGATGCTGGGTTTTGTGCTGATCCCGCTGGCCACAAAGGTGATCAGCCCCGCGATCCGCGCGGTGACGGGGCGGGCGGCGAAGGGGCATTGATCGCGGGCGGCAATTGTGGGCGCAAAGCCGGGGCCGGGTGCGGGCGGGCCGGTTTGCGCAGCCTCCGGCGGAAGTATTTTTGAGATAGAGAAGGGGCGGGCAGGGCGGTGAGCGCCGCGCCTGCCGGATGTGCCGTCTGTGTTATGCCAGCAGGGATTTGGCCTTGTCGGCCACCGCTTCGGCGGTGATGCCGAAATGGGTATAAAGATCACCCGCCGGGGCGGAGCCGCCAAAGCCGTCCATGCCGATGAACCCCGCCTTTGCCGGTTTGCCGCGTTCACCAAAAAGCCAGCGATCCCAGCCAAAGCGCATGGCGGCCTCAACCGCCACCCGCACCGGGCCGCCCGGCAGAACCCGTTTGCGATAGGTTTCGGGCTGGGCCTCGAACAGCTCCCAGCAGGGCATGGAAACCACGCGGGTGCCGATGCCCCGGGCCTGAAGCAGATCGCGCGCCTCCATGGCGATGGACACTTCCGATCCGGTGGCCATGAGGATCACCTGGCGTTTGCCCTCGGCATCGGCCAGCACATAGCCACCCTGGGCGACCATGTTTCTGGTCTTATGATCAAGCCGCACCGTAGGCAGGCCCTGACGGCTGAGCGCCAGCACTGATGGTGTTGTCTTTTGTTCAAGTGCCAGTTCCCAGGCCTCGGCGGTTTCAACCGCATCTGCCGGGCGGAACAGCAGGCAGTTGGGTGTGGCGCGCAGCATGGCCAGATGTTCCACCGGCTGATGGGTGGGGCCATCTTCGCCCAGGCCGATGCTGTCATGGGTCATCACATATTGCACCGGCACCCCCATCAGCGCGCTGAGCCGGATCGCGCCGCGCGCGTAATCGGTGAAGCACATGAAGGTGCCGCCATAGGGCCGCACCCCCCCATGAAGCGCCATGCCGTTCATCGCCGCCGCCATGCCATGTTCGCGGATGCCGTAATGGATATGGCGGCCCTTGCGGTCTTCGGGGCCGAACATGCCGAGCCCCGCAGTTCTGGTGTTGTTCGACCCGGTCAGATCGGCAGAGCCGCCCAGGGTTTCCGGCACAATCGGGTTGATCACCTCCAACGCCATTTCGCTGGCCTTGCGGGTGGCCAGTTTGGGGGCGGTTTCAGATATCTGCTTTTTCAGGGCTTTGATCGTGGCCGAAAGCTTTTTGGGCAGATCGCCTGCGAAAGCCCGGGTGAAATTGGCCTGGCGGTTGGCGGATGTCAGGCCAAACTCGGTCTCCCATGCCTCGCGGGTTGCACGCCCCCGGGCGCCGATGGCTTCCCATTCCGCTTTCAGATCGGAGGGGATTTCGAACGGCCCGTAGGACCAGCCATAGGCGGCTTTGGTATCTGCGATCAATTTCGGATCGGTCAGCGCGCCATGGCCTTTGGCAGTATCCTGTGCGGCGGAGCCGAGGGCGATATGGGTCTTGCAGGCAATCATGGCCGGGCGGGGCGAGGCCTTTGCCTCGGTCAGCGCGCGGTCGATATCTACCGGGTCATGGCCGTCGCATTCGACCACATCCCAGCCCGAGGCCGCGAACCGGGCTTTCTGCTCGGTCCGGTCCGACAGGGCCACATCTCCGTCGATGGTGATGCCGTTATTGTCCCACATCACGATCAGCCGGCTCAGCTCCTGACGTCCGGCAAGGGCGATGGCCTCCTGGCTGATCCCTTCCATCAGGCAGCCATCGCCGGCGATGCAATAGGTGTGATGGTTGATCAGCTTGCGGCCCCAGCGGGCGCGGAGCGATTCCTCGGCCATGGCAAAACCCACCGCATTGGCGATCCCCTGACCCAGGGGGCCGGTGGTGGTTTCAATGCCGGTGGCATGGCCATATTCCGGGTGACCGGCGGTGATGGCGCCCAATTGGCGGAAATTCCTGATCTGGTCGAGGGTCATATCTGCATAGCCGGTCAGATGCAGCAGCGCATAGATCAGCATCGAGCCATGGCCCGCAGAGAGAATGAACCGGTCGCGGTTCGGCCAGTCAGGCGCTGCGGCATCAAAGCTCAGATGCTTTTCGAACAGAACCGTCGCCACATCGGCCATGCCCATGGGCATGCCGGAATGGCCGGAATTGGCCGCATGGACCGCATCCAGCGTCAGTGTGCGAATGCAGGTGGCGCGGGCCCAATGGGCGGGGTTCTTTGCGGCAAGGGCGGAAAGGTCCAATGTGGGCATCCTGTCTCAAATGGCGGTTGCGTGCGGCGGTGATAGCAGAGGCAAGGCGAAGTGCAAGCAGACCGGGTATGGGGGACGGTGATTTTGCCCCGAAATACGCCTGTCAGGGGCCAAAACAGCGGGAAATGGTTGCAAAATGGGGCTGGATGCGATTCGCTGTGGCAGAGGGTTCGGCATGTGGCACCACGCCCGCCGGGCAGGGCGAAAAACGGCCCCTTTCAAAGGGGCGCCAAAGAGAGACCGGGGACATCGACAGAGCATGAGCGATACCGCAGATATGGAGAAAATCTCCGCGCTGGAGGGGCGGCTGGCCGCCGCACTGGACAGGATTGCCGCGGGCATGGGCAGTTTGCGAAGCCAGGGCAGGGGCGAGGTTGAGGCCGCAACCGCCGCGCTGGAGGCCGCTGAGGCCCGCGCCGCCGAACTGGCCGCAAGGTTGTCTGAAACGGAAGGTGCCGATGGCGCGGCTTTGGCTGAAACCCAGGTTGCGCTGGCTGCCGAACAGGCGGCCCAGGCCGATCTGACGGAACAGCTTCGCGCGCTGGAGGCGTCGCGTCAGGCCAGCCAGGATGAACTGGCCCGTGTCGCCGCGGCCCATGAGGACCAATTGGCGGAGCTCAAGGGCGAATTGGAAGAGGCCCGCACCGCCAATGAAGAGTTGCGCGGGAAAATGGCGGAACTGGACGCAGCGGCAGGCAGCGTGACCAGCGACCCGGCGGATATAGAGACAATCACCCGGCTGGAAGGGGAGGTTGTGGTTCTGCGCCGCCGGGCCAAGCGCCTGCGGACTGAAAGCCAGGCCGCACAGCAGGCACGGGATGAAGCACAGGATGCGCTGGATGAGTTGCGCGCGCGCGAAGGGGATGGGGGGGCCGAAACAACCTTGCGCGGCGAATTGCGCCAGTTGCGCCTTGCCAATGCGGCGCTGCGCGATGCCAGTCAGGAAATGCGTCAGATCGCGGCCAGGGGCGATGCGGTGGACCCGGATCTGCTGAACGCGGCGATGGCCGCTGAACTGGTCACCCTGAAGGCCGAACGGGCGGCAGATGCGGCGGAGATGCAGGATATTCTTGACGAACTGACCCCTTTGGTAAGTGGAGACAACGCCAATGCCTGAACTGGATATCGAAATCGGCGGCCGCAGTTTCGCCGTGGCCTGCCAGGAGGGCGAAGAGGTGTTTCTGGAAGCGGCGGGCCGCATGCTGGACAGGGAGGCCGCCGTCATTCTGGGCCAGGTCGGGCGGATGCCGCCGGAACGCATGCTGCTGATGGCGGGCCTGATGCTGGCCGACAAGACCGCCGGTCTGGAAGAGGATCTGCGCTGCATGCAGGGCGAGGCCGAAGAGATGCAGGCAGCCCTGACTGCGGCGCAGGGCAAGCTTGACGACCGGGCCCGCCGGATCACGGAACTGGAAGAGGCCGCACCGCCCGCCGAGATCACGGTGATCCCGGCGCAGGTGACCGATGCCCTGGCCGAACTGGCCGCCCGGGCCGAGGCATTGGCCAATGAGATGGATGCCGAAGCGGGCTGATATGAACCGTCGCGCAGCTTTGACATGATGTGGCAGACTTCCCGGACCAAATCATATAGGCATGTCAGTTATTTATGGCCCAGAGGTCAGGGGCGGGTGTACGGAATAAAGTGAGATTTCGCTGCAACTGCTCCGATGACCGCTTTCGGGGATGAATTCAACATTCAACATATAGTCTTTTTCGGTGTGATATTGCCTGCGCATGAAGGATTACTTTGGGTCTTCAGCCGCAGGATGCCTAAATGATCGATCATGTCGCGGTTATTGAACCGGATTATGTGTTGGCCTACCACAATGCTGTAAACGCATTGCAACAACCAAACTTCCGGAAAGGACGCGCAGCATGATTGCCTATGTCACGGTCGGTGCCGATGACATCGCTCGCGCGAAGCGGTTTTACTCTGCATTCCTGCCAGCGCTTGATTACGACCTGAAGGAAAGTTCTGAGGGCCTGAGCTACGCACTGCCCGCCGGGCCGGGTCAGTCTGCCGTTTTGCCGGATTTCTACGTTAAACCAACTTTCGATGGACGTCCGGCCTCGGCCGGGAACGGCACTATGATCGCATTCGAGGCGCACAATCAAAAGCAGGTTCGCGACCTTCACTCCGCCGCGCTTGCCGCAGGCGGTTCGGATGAGGGCCAGCCGGGTTTCCGTGCCTCCTATGGACCCCATTTCTATGTTGGCTACCTGCGCGACCCCCAAGGCAACAAGATCGCCCTGTTCTCCAGCGACCCGGACGAACCCGGACGCGACGGATAATGCTAGAGCAGAAATCGTTTCATCTGAATCAAAATTCTCTGCCTCCGGGTCAGAAAGCTACTGATCCAATGCGTTTCAACAGTAAGTCGAAACGCTATAGAACGCGAATTTTGATGAGCGGTGGT from Rhodophyticola sp. CCM32 includes these protein-coding regions:
- the tkt gene encoding transketolase, with amino-acid sequence MPTLDLSALAAKNPAHWARATCIRTLTLDAVHAANSGHSGMPMGMADVATVLFEKHLSFDAAAPDWPNRDRFILSAGHGSMLIYALLHLTGYADMTLDQIRNFRQLGAITAGHPEYGHATGIETTTGPLGQGIANAVGFAMAEESLRARWGRKLINHHTYCIAGDGCLMEGISQEAIALAGRQELSRLIVMWDNNGITIDGDVALSDRTEQKARFAASGWDVVECDGHDPVDIDRALTEAKASPRPAMIACKTHIALGSAAQDTAKGHGALTDPKLIADTKAAYGWSYGPFEIPSDLKAEWEAIGARGRATREAWETEFGLTSANRQANFTRAFAGDLPKKLSATIKALKKQISETAPKLATRKASEMALEVINPIVPETLGGSADLTGSNNTRTAGLGMFGPEDRKGRHIHYGIREHGMAAAMNGMALHGGVRPYGGTFMCFTDYARGAIRLSALMGVPVQYVMTHDSIGLGEDGPTHQPVEHLAMLRATPNCLLFRPADAVETAEAWELALEQKTTPSVLALSRQGLPTVRLDHKTRNMVAQGGYVLADAEGKRQVILMATGSEVSIAMEARDLLQARGIGTRVVSMPCWELFEAQPETYRKRVLPGGPVRVAVEAAMRFGWDRWLFGERGKPAKAGFIGMDGFGGSAPAGDLYTHFGITAEAVADKAKSLLA
- a CDS encoding VOC family protein; protein product: MIAYVTVGADDIARAKRFYSAFLPALDYDLKESSEGLSYALPAGPGQSAVLPDFYVKPTFDGRPASAGNGTMIAFEAHNQKQVRDLHSAALAAGGSDEGQPGFRASYGPHFYVGYLRDPQGNKIALFSSDPDEPGRDG
- a CDS encoding cell division protein ZapA, which gives rise to MPELDIEIGGRSFAVACQEGEEVFLEAAGRMLDREAAVILGQVGRMPPERMLLMAGLMLADKTAGLEEDLRCMQGEAEEMQAALTAAQGKLDDRARRITELEEAAPPAEITVIPAQVTDALAELAARAEALANEMDAEAG